Within the Deltaproteobacteria bacterium genome, the region CAATGCCGGCGCGGAGAAGGTCGTCCGCATCGCTCCGGCCTTCACGATCAGCGAGGCCCAGCTCGAGCAGGCCTGCCGCGTGCTCGCCTCCGCCATTGCCGAGGAGCTGAAAGCTCGCCAAGCCTCGTAAACGTCACGTGGTGAACATGGAGGGCCTGGGATCGCGGAGGTTTTCAACCCGTTCCCAATTGAGCGTTTCGATGCCCATCCAGCAGGTTGCGAGTTCGCGCCCGCTTGCTAGCATCGGGAACTGCGCGCCTCCGACGCACTGCGGCGCGGGGGACAGCTCGACGCTTTGAGTGACGGAAAGACCATCGCCGGCAAGCCGGGACACACGGAAGTCACCGTTCCGTCCGGGCTGGACCTGGCCAAGCTGCGGCTCTCGCTCGACGAGGGCATGGTCGTGGCGCGCGCCGCCAAGGGCGTGAGCCTGTCCGAGCTCGCCAGGCCGCTCGGCGCCCGGGCCGACGAGATCCTCGGCTCGCTCCTGGCCAAGGGGCTCTTGCTCGAGAAGGGCAACGACGCGGCGCTCGCCGAGCAGGTGGAGCTCACCCTCGAGCGCAAGAAGGAGATCCTCGCGCTCGAGGCCAAGCTCGGGTCGACGAACCCCTTCGAGCTCCTGGGTGTGGGGAACGGCAGCTCCGTCGAGGTCTGCAAGAACGCCTACTACGACCTCTCCATGCGGCTGCACCCGGACCGCTACTACGGCAAGGAGCTGGGCTCGTTCCGGGCGCGCATCGACAAGATCTTCCGAAAGCTCACCGAGGCGCAGGTCACGCTCACCGATCGCGAGAAGCGCGCGGACTTCGAGAAGGCGAACCCCGCGCTCTTCCGCGCCGCCGTCGCGCCCTCGGTGCACGACAACCTCCGCGCCGACGATCGCGCCCGCCGCATCGCCCGGCACCCCTACCTCGCCAAGCACGCCCGACAAGCCGAGCTCCTCTCCCGCGCGCGCAAGGAGCTGGAGGGCAGCCACCCGGCGCAGGCCATGCTCGACCTGGAGCAGCTCCTCAAGCTCGATCCCAACAACGCCGAGGCCAAGAAGATGCTCGTGGAGGCCACCGCCAAGAAGGACAAGTTCCGCGGCATGGCGGCCTTCGACGAGGCGCTCAAGCTGGCCAGCGTGGGCGACATGACCAACGCGGTGCTCCGCCTCACCGAGGCCCTGGAGAAGGCGCCCACCTTGAACGTGGCCGTGAAGGGCTACGAGTTCTCCTGCCGCGAGGGCGACTGGAAGAACGCGCGCCAGTTTGGCCAGAAGTGGGTGGAGTTCGAGCCCCGGTCGTCGAAGGCGCACCTCTCCCTGGCGGAGGCCATGGAGCGCGTGGGTTTGCAGAAGAACGCCAAGCGCGAAGCTGAAGAGGCCCTGAAGCTCGATCCCGACAACAAGGCAGCCAAGGCCCTGGTCGCCAAGCTGCGGTGGGCTTGAAGCCATTTCCGGGCCATACTGAGGAATTACAGGGGCAGCGGCGACACACACCCAGGACTGGCAGCGTGAAAGGGCGCCCATGGGGGATTCTGGACCGGTGATTGGCATCGACCTCGGCACCACGAACAGCGTGGTGGCCACGGTCGAGCGCGGGGTTGCCAAGTGCATCCCCAGCCGCCAGGGCGGGAACCTGACCCCGTCGGTGGTGGCCATTGCCAAGAACGGGAAGCGTCTGGTGGGCGCGCTCGCCAAGCGCCAGGCGGTGACCAACCCCGAGGGCACCGTCGTCGCGCTCAAGCGCTTCATGGGGCGCAAGTGGAGCGATCCCAAGGTCCAGGACGGCCGGGTCAAGTACCAGTACACGCTGGCTGCCGGTGAGCACGACGACCTCCGCGTGGTGCTGCCCGACAAGCAGTACGCGCCGCCGGAGCTCTCCGCGCTGGTGCTCGCCGAGCTCAAGGCCGACGCCGACGCCTACTTCTCGAAGCCCGTGAGCCGCGCGGTGATCACCGTGCCCGCGTACTTCAACGACGGGCAGCGCCAGGCGACCAAAGACGCGGGCGTCATTGCCGGGCTCGACGTGCTGCGCATCATCAACGAGCCCACCGCGGCCGCGCTGGCGTACGGCTACGGCAAGCAGGTCGCGGGCAAGGTGGCCGTCTTCGACCTCGGCGGCGGCACCTTCGACATCTCCGTGCTGGAGATCAACCGCGGCGTCTTCGAGGTGAAGAGCACCGGCGGCGACACGCTGCTCGGCGGCGAGGATTTCGACAACCGCATCATCGAGTGGCTCGTCTTCACCTTCGCCAAGGAGTTCAACGTCGACCTGCGCCAGGAGCGCATGGCCATGCAGCGTCTGCGCGACGCCGCCGAGAAGGCCAAGTGCGAGCTCTCCACGGTGAAGGAGACGCAGATCTCGTTGCCGTTCCTCTACACGCCCAAGGGCGGCGGACAGGCCTTGCACCTGCAGCGCAGCCTCACCCGCGACAAGCTCGAGGAGCTCACCGCGGACCTGGTGGAGCGCTGCATCCGCCACTGCGAGCAGACCCTGGGCGAGGCCAAGGTGAAGCCCAGCGAGCTCAAGGAAGTGCTGCTCGTCGGCGGCATGACCCGCATGCCGCGCGTGCAGGACGCCGTGCGGCGCTTCTTCGGCAAGGAGCCGTCGAAGGGCGTGCACCCGGACGAGGTGGTCGCGCTCGGAGCCGCGGTTCAGGCTGCGGCGCTCACCCAGGCCGAGAGCGACGTGCTCTTGCTCGACGTGACGCCGCAGTCGCTGGGCGTGGCGGTCGCGGGCGGCTACACCCGCGTGCTCATCCCCAAGAACACCACCGTGCCCACCTCGGTGACCGAGGAGTTCGCCACCAGCAAGGACGGCCAGACGGTGGTGAAGATTATCGTCCTGCAGGGCGAGGATCAGCTCGCGAGCAAGAACGAGATCCTGGGCGAGTTCATCCTCACCGGGCTGCGGCCGGCCTCGCGCGGCGCGGTGACCATCGAGGTGGCCTTCGACATCTCCGCGGAAGGCATCGTCAGCGTGTCCGGCAAGGACCGCGAGACGGGCCAGAAGCAGAGCATCACCGTTTCCGCCTCGGGTGGCCTCACCCCCGACGAGCTGCAGAAGATCCTCGCGGAGCACGCGCCCATCACCCCCGACCACGAGCCGGCGCTGCCCCAGGCCGTCTCGGCCGACCCGGCGCTCTCGGGCCTGCGCGACCGCGTGAACGGCTTGATCAAGGACCTGGAGGATCTCATCCCCCAGGCCAAGCACGCGCTGGAGAAGAGCCAGTTCGGCGCGGACGCGTTACAGAAGGCGGAGCGCGCGGTGGCGCGTGGCAAGGGCGCGGTGGGCGGCTCCGACATCGAGGCCTTGAACGCGGTGGTGCAGGAGCTGGAGCGCACCACCAACCTCTTCCGCGGGTTGGCCAAGAGCCGAACCGCGGGCAACGGCTGAAGGGAAACCGCGGGCGCAACGGCGCTCGCTGAGGCGGCATGAGCGCGCGGGTGAAGGAGCTCCTCGAGGCGGCGACTGTCCTGGCGGGGGCCGGCGACAGATCGGGTGCCTTGCGTCTGGTGAACGAGGCCCTGCGCCTCTCGCCGGAGGACGCGCGCGGCAAGCAGCTCCGCGAGGAGCTCTCCACCGCTCCGGGCCAGG harbors:
- a CDS encoding DnaJ domain-containing protein → MSDGKTIAGKPGHTEVTVPSGLDLAKLRLSLDEGMVVARAAKGVSLSELARPLGARADEILGSLLAKGLLLEKGNDAALAEQVELTLERKKEILALEAKLGSTNPFELLGVGNGSSVEVCKNAYYDLSMRLHPDRYYGKELGSFRARIDKIFRKLTEAQVTLTDREKRADFEKANPALFRAAVAPSVHDNLRADDRARRIARHPYLAKHARQAELLSRARKELEGSHPAQAMLDLEQLLKLDPNNAEAKKMLVEATAKKDKFRGMAAFDEALKLASVGDMTNAVLRLTEALEKAPTLNVAVKGYEFSCREGDWKNARQFGQKWVEFEPRSSKAHLSLAEAMERVGLQKNAKREAEEALKLDPDNKAAKALVAKLRWA
- the dnaK gene encoding molecular chaperone DnaK, which codes for MGDSGPVIGIDLGTTNSVVATVERGVAKCIPSRQGGNLTPSVVAIAKNGKRLVGALAKRQAVTNPEGTVVALKRFMGRKWSDPKVQDGRVKYQYTLAAGEHDDLRVVLPDKQYAPPELSALVLAELKADADAYFSKPVSRAVITVPAYFNDGQRQATKDAGVIAGLDVLRIINEPTAAALAYGYGKQVAGKVAVFDLGGGTFDISVLEINRGVFEVKSTGGDTLLGGEDFDNRIIEWLVFTFAKEFNVDLRQERMAMQRLRDAAEKAKCELSTVKETQISLPFLYTPKGGGQALHLQRSLTRDKLEELTADLVERCIRHCEQTLGEAKVKPSELKEVLLVGGMTRMPRVQDAVRRFFGKEPSKGVHPDEVVALGAAVQAAALTQAESDVLLLDVTPQSLGVAVAGGYTRVLIPKNTTVPTSVTEEFATSKDGQTVVKIIVLQGEDQLASKNEILGEFILTGLRPASRGAVTIEVAFDISAEGIVSVSGKDRETGQKQSITVSASGGLTPDELQKILAEHAPITPDHEPALPQAVSADPALSGLRDRVNGLIKDLEDLIPQAKHALEKSQFGADALQKAERAVARGKGAVGGSDIEALNAVVQELERTTNLFRGLAKSRTAGNG